The following is a genomic window from Clostridia bacterium.
GGACCATAAAAGCCAAGCCGCCGGCGTTAACCGGCGGCCCTTCGGCAGGTTCCCTCCCTAGGCGGAGGGATTTTTTTACCGTCAGGGTCCCGTTGAGCTTCGCCACCGCTTCACGCTTCAGCAAAAACGATTTTCGGGCTTCCTTCGAAAAGCATCCGCCGGATTTCCGGCGGATTTTTTATCGAAGCGCCCCCGAATTGCGCCCCCGGCTCCGGCCGGGGGCTCTGGACATTCCCGGAACCACCAAACATTGAAAGGGGGCAGTATGTCCTTCTTGACCCGGATTGGCTACATGAAATGGTGTGGGTTCCTATAATTGGTTTAAGGTGAACTCGGGCAGGTTCGGCGGGTACGCGGTCAGCAATGCCCCATACGCAAACGATCAGTCAACGCAAATAGCTCACTAGTACAGGGACTTGACGAACGAGCATCTGCTTCGTATAATAAGACCAGGAGTTCGATCGACCGGTCGATCGAACTCGACAGAAAGCGGGGTCGCGGCCGGCGGGACTCAGAATGGAGGTGGGACGGGACACGTAGTTGGTTTATTTGTTCGGTAGCCGGTCTACTTGCCCATTCGTACGGTAAGGGAATTTTTCTGGAGAGCGCGGTAAGGAGGTAAGAAGAAAGGGTCTAGGAGAAAAACGGGGATGACAATTATGTCGATAGCGTACAATGGCAATAGATAGAGCTTACAGATAACAACCGGCCGGGTAGTCCCATTGTTCCGCGGATCGAAAGTGTCCCGGTCGCTATCTTCAACGCCACACCAGGCCCAGGTGATCGATCTAGCTTCCGGTACCCTGCCCTTATAATCCTGTCCAATCGAAGTCGTTAAGCGGCGGATCGGCCGAATAGACGTACGGACCAACCGGTAGCCCAACCGGAACTTAGCCCCTACTGCGGTAAGGTGCCTTCCGAAGAGAACTCCGGAGAGAGTGCGGGATTGCGAAACGGTATGCGATTCACCAAGCACCTTAGAGATGCCCATTGGAGGTGTAGAAATGGCCTTTGAAACCCTATTGTTCGAAAGCCGGGAGGCGGTCGGGGTAATCACCTTAAACCGACCGCAGCAAATGAACGCCATCAATGGCCAGATGCTACACGAACTCTCAGAGGCCATTGCCGCCTGCGAGAGTAACCCGGCGATAGCCGCCATAGTACTTGCCGGCAACCAGAGGTCCTTCTGCGCCGGGGCCGACGTCAAGTACGTAACCTCTTTTTCTTCCTTGGACGATTTCATAGCCTTTTCTCGCCAAACAAAAGAAACATTTCACAAGATCGAGACTGCCGGTAAACCAGTCATCGCCGCCATTACCGGAGTGGCGCTAGGCGGCGGCCTGGAAATGGCCCTTTGTTGCGACCTGCGGGTTGCTTCCCAGGAGGCGCGGCTTGGTCTCACGGAAACCAGACTGGGTACCATCCCCGGGGCCGGGGGAACGCAAAGACTAACCCGGGTAGTAGGCCCGGCTCTGGCCAAGGAGCTAATACTTACCGGCAAACGTATCAGCGCCGAGGAGGCCTACCGGATAGGCCTGGTAAACGCGGTGGCGCCGGTAGACCAATGCATAGAAAAGGCCGTCGAATTGGCCAACCAAATCGGCGAAGGGGCGCCGCTGGCGCTCCGGGCAGCCAAGCGTTGTATCAATATGGCCTTAGAGGTGGATCTGGAGTCCGGACTTACCTTTGAAACCGAATGTGCCATCTTCCTCCAGGGCACGGAGGACCAAAGGGAGGGTTTCCGCTCCTTCGCGGAAAAGCGAAAGCCGGTATGGAGAGGCAAATAGGCTTACACCGGCCGGTCGGAACGAGGTTCCCGTCTGGAAGACAACGGCTTGTATTTTGGCCCTAAAGGGGGGACGGAGTATGGTGAAGGATGCCTCGGAGCAACCCAAACCGGTAATGGAAGGAGTGCTGGAAGTAGGCCCGCCACCCCGGCTTCGCGGTGCTATTTGCCCCTCGTGTAATCGGAAGTTTTTCCCTATTCCTATGGTCTGTCCGTATTGCTTAACCGAGTTGCAGTCCGTCCGGCTTTCTTCCGTAGGGAAGATTTACACCCTTACCATAGTGCGCACCAAACCGCCGTTCGGCCTTCCTCAGCCGTATGCCGTGGGCTACGTGGACCTCGAGGAAGATGGTCTGCGGATATTTGGCCTGTTCGACCCGCAAAGGATTGCCGACCTGCACCTGGGACAGCGGGTAAAGCTGGACGTGGGAGTTATAGGCGTCGACCCAAGCGGTGAGCCCTGTCTGCGTTACTACTTTACCCCCGAAGGAGCGGATGGCTAATGCGTCCGGTGGACATCATCGGGGTGGGTATCACCCCCTTTGGCAAGCATCCCGATAAATCGGTAGTCCAGCTGGGCAGTGAAGCTGCACTACAAGCCATTAAGGAGGCCGGGGTCAAGCCTAGCGACATCGGCGCCTGTTTCTTTGCCAATATGCAGGCGCCCCGCCTCCTGGCCGACTTTACCCTGGGACAGAACGTGTTTTGGGAAGTAGGTATTAATCGGGTTCCGGTGTTTAACGTGGAGAACGCCTGCACTTCCGGTTCATCGGCCTTCAACCTGGCCTGGATGGGTGTGGCTTCCGGAATGTACGATCTGGCCATGGTGGTGGGCGCCGAAAAGCTAATGGTACCGCAGCTAGGCTTGATGCAGGGCGCCGCCTCGGAAATTGAAACCCTGGAAGGGCTGGTGGTGGTGGCCAGTTTTGCCATGCGGGCCAAGCTGCATATGGAAACGTTCGGCACCACCAAGGAACAATTGGCGTTGGTGGCGGTCAAGAATAGGCGCCACGGAAGCTTAAATCCCCTGGCCCAGTTTAGGGAACCCATTACGGTAGAGGACGTACTTAACGCCCCCATGATTGCCGACCCGCTCACCCGCCTGAGCTGTTGTCCCAATGCCGACGGCGCGGCGGCCGTAGTGTTATGCGCGGCTGAGCTTTCCAAGAGGTACACCTCTCGGCCCATCCACGTAGCCGCGTCGGTTCTGATTAGCGGTCGTTACGAGAACCCCTGCGATCTTCTGCGTTGGGAGGCAGATGAGCGCGCCAGCCGTATGGCCTATGAGATGGCCGGTCTGGGGCCCGGCGACCTGGATGTTATCGAGTGTCATGACGCTTTTACCATCTCCGAAATACTCCACTACGAGGGCCTAGGCCTATGCGCCCCCGGCGAAGGGGGAAGGCTGGTAGAATCGGGTGCCACCAGTCTGGGAGGCAAGATCCCGGTGAACCCGTCCGGGGGGTTGCTTGCCAAGGGGCATCCGGTGGGAGCTACGGCGGTAGCGCAGATTGTGGAAGGGGTTCTCCAATTGCGAGGCCAGGCGGGCGCCCGACAGGTAGAAGGAGCTAAAGTATTCATGGCCGAGTGCATGGGCGCCGACAAGGCCGGAGACACCAAGACTTGCACTATCAATATTCTCTACAAGTAAAGCAATACCAGGAAGGAGGTTCATAAAATGGATTTTGGGCTTACGGGAAAGGTAGCCGCGGTAACCGGGGGAGCGCGGGGTATCGGCCGGGCCATATGTTTAGGGTTGGCGGACGAAGGAGCGGATGTGGCCATCCTCGACCTAGACCTGACCGGGGCCGAGGAAACCGCCCGCATGATCGGGGAGAAGTCGCGGCGTTCGCTGGCGGTCAAGGTTGATCTGGCCCAGTACGATGACGTTTGCACGGCCTTCCAACGGATTGTCGGCGAACTGGGACCGGTCGATGTCTTGGTATGTTGTGCGGCCATTACCGACAATATGGCTACCATTGAAAAGATGAGCGTGGAGGCCTGGAACCGGGAGATAGCGGTCAACCTGTCCGGAGCCTTCTATTGCATCAAGCAGGTCGGGCCGGAAATGGCGAAGCGCAAATGGGGAAGGATCATTCTGATTTCCTCTCGGGCCGGACTAGACGGCGGATACGGCCAGTGCTCCTATGCGGCCAGCAAGGCCGGGCTTTGCGGGCTGGCCAAGACCGCCGCCCTGGAATACGCCAGGCATGGGGTCACCACCAACGTGGTGTTTCCCAGTCTGGCCAATACTCCGGCTACGCAGCGGCTTCCCGAGGAGGTCCGGGAAAAGATCATCCGCAAAATACCCACCAGACGCCTGCAGGAGCCGGAAGAGGTGGCCTCGGTGGTGGCGTTTATTGCCAGCGACCAGGCCAAGAGCGTAAACGGAGCCGAGATCATGGTCACTGGTGGGATCGAGCTCTTCGTTTT
Proteins encoded in this region:
- a CDS encoding enoyl-CoA hydratase-related protein — encoded protein: MAFETLLFESREAVGVITLNRPQQMNAINGQMLHELSEAIAACESNPAIAAIVLAGNQRSFCAGADVKYVTSFSSLDDFIAFSRQTKETFHKIETAGKPVIAAITGVALGGGLEMALCCDLRVASQEARLGLTETRLGTIPGAGGTQRLTRVVGPALAKELILTGKRISAEEAYRIGLVNAVAPVDQCIEKAVELANQIGEGAPLALRAAKRCINMALEVDLESGLTFETECAIFLQGTEDQREGFRSFAEKRKPVWRGK
- a CDS encoding OB-fold domain-containing protein: MVKDASEQPKPVMEGVLEVGPPPRLRGAICPSCNRKFFPIPMVCPYCLTELQSVRLSSVGKIYTLTIVRTKPPFGLPQPYAVGYVDLEEDGLRIFGLFDPQRIADLHLGQRVKLDVGVIGVDPSGEPCLRYYFTPEGADG
- a CDS encoding SDR family oxidoreductase, yielding MDFGLTGKVAAVTGGARGIGRAICLGLADEGADVAILDLDLTGAEETARMIGEKSRRSLAVKVDLAQYDDVCTAFQRIVGELGPVDVLVCCAAITDNMATIEKMSVEAWNREIAVNLSGAFYCIKQVGPEMAKRKWGRIILISSRAGLDGGYGQCSYAASKAGLCGLAKTAALEYARHGVTTNVVFPSLANTPATQRLPEEVREKIIRKIPTRRLQEPEEVASVVAFIASDQAKSVNGAEIMVTGGIELFVF
- a CDS encoding thiolase family protein, whose amino-acid sequence is MRPVDIIGVGITPFGKHPDKSVVQLGSEAALQAIKEAGVKPSDIGACFFANMQAPRLLADFTLGQNVFWEVGINRVPVFNVENACTSGSSAFNLAWMGVASGMYDLAMVVGAEKLMVPQLGLMQGAASEIETLEGLVVVASFAMRAKLHMETFGTTKEQLALVAVKNRRHGSLNPLAQFREPITVEDVLNAPMIADPLTRLSCCPNADGAAAVVLCAAELSKRYTSRPIHVAASVLISGRYENPCDLLRWEADERASRMAYEMAGLGPGDLDVIECHDAFTISEILHYEGLGLCAPGEGGRLVESGATSLGGKIPVNPSGGLLAKGHPVGATAVAQIVEGVLQLRGQAGARQVEGAKVFMAECMGADKAGDTKTCTINILYK